CGGCCGGGTTCGTCAGCGGGCCCTTCTTGTCGATGATGCGGACGGCCGATTCCTGGGTCTCGATGACGATGCGCTCGATCTCGTCCAGCCGGTCCTTGACCTGGGGGTGCAGGCGCAGGCCCGCCTCCACCGCCGTCTGCCCGTGGAACTCCGCCGGGTACGCGATCTTGAAGAGCACGTTCTCCATCACGTAGGACCCCAGGGGCCGCGCCAGGACCACCTTCTCGCCCCGGAAGACCACGTCTTCGAAGCCCCAGCGGGGGGCGCTCAGGGCGGTGGGGTAGCCCATCTCGCCCTTGACGGCGAAGAGCGCCAGCCGCACGGCCCGGCTCACCGCATCGGCCGCCGCCCAGGACTTGCGGGAGCCCGTGTTGGGGAAGTGACGGTAGGTGCGCAGGGCGGCCCCGTCGATCCAGGCGTTGGAGAGGGCGTTGATCACCTCGTCGCGCCCGCCGCCCCACAGGGCGGTGGCCACCGCCGCCGACGCCACCTTGACGAAGTGCACGTGGTCGAAGCCGAAGCGGTTGAGGCTGTTCTCCAGCGAGAGCACGCCCTGGATCTCGTGGGCCTTGATGGCCATGGTCAGCACGTCGCGGACGGTGTAGGGCGCCTCGCCGCGGCTGCGCCGCACCCGGCTGACGTGATCCGCCACCGCCAGGATGGCGCCCAGGTTGTCCGACGGGTGCCCCCACTCCTTGGCCAGGAAGGTGTCGTTGTAGTCCAGCCAGCGGATCAGGGCGGTGATGTTGAAGGCGCCCTCCACGGGATCCAGCACGTAGGGCGTGCCCGGCACCTTGACCCCATGGGGCACGATGGTGCCCGGCACCGTGGGTCCGAGCAGCTTGGTGCACTCGGGGTAGGCCAGGGCGTAGAAGGCCGCCGCCAGCGAGTCCATCAGCACCCAGCGGGCGGTGCGGTACGCCAGCTCGCTGTCGATGGCCTGGTTGAGGACGTACTCCGCGATGTCGACCAGGATTCGATCGGGCTCCTGGGGTTTCGTGGCCCCACCTGCAGGGGCCGCCGCGTCGTGGGTTGCCATGTCGCTGACCGAACTCCTCCCTGCGGTCCCGGTGAGCACGGTGAGCGCTCCACGGACCCGACGTCGGGCCCACCTGGATGCCGGCACTCACCAGGTTCCCATTTTGAACGACGGTGCAACCGGCCGGGCTCCTGGGGTGGACCGACAGGCGACAGGGGCCGGCCCGGACCCCTTCCACCGGCCGGAGCAGGGCACGCCTCCGCTGCGGGCCGGCAAGCTGGTCAGGGCTTCAGCCCCCGCGGCCCCAGGTACCGCACCCGCGGCCGGTAGAGCCGGTTCTGGGCGTGCTGCTCCACCACGTGGGCCACCAGGCCCGCCGTCCGGGCGGCAAAGAAGATCGGGGTGTACAGCTCGATGGGAATGCCCAGCACATAGTAGATTGGCGCGGCGTAATAGTCGAGGTTCGGGTAGAGGCCCTTCTCCTCCCGCATGATGTCCTCGCCCCGCTGGCACATGGCCACCCAGCGGCGGCCCTCCTCGTCGCCGCGTTCGTCCACCAGCCGGGCCAGGGTCTGCTTGAGGATCCAGGCCCGCGGGTCGAACTTGCGCATGTAGACCCGGTGCCCGAAGCCCATGATGCGCTCCTTGCGGGCCAGCTTCTCGCGGATCAGGCGGTCGAGGCCCTCCACGTCGCCGGCATCCAGCATCATGTGGGCCACGGCCTCGTTGGCGCCGCCGTGCAGGGGCCCCTTCAAGGACGCAACCGCCCCGGTCAGGGCGCCATAGACGTCGGACAGGGTCGAGGCGATGATCCGCGCCGTGAAGGTGGAGTTGGGCATCTCGTGCTCGCTGTAGGCGATCAGCGCCTGGTCGAAGGCCCGCGCCCCGGCGGGGTCCGGCCGCCGGCCGGTGATCATGTACACGAAGTTCTCGGCGAAGCCCAGCTGGGGGTCGGGAAGAACGGGCTGCTCCCCCTGGGCAATGCGGGTCAGGTTCGCCACGATGGTCGAGACCTGGCCCACCAGCCGCACGCCCTTGGCCCGCTCCGCCTCGGGGTCGGGCGAGTCCGCGTCGGGGTCGAACCCGGCCAGGGCCGAGACGGCGGTGCGCAGCCGGTCCATGGCGTGCATCGACGCCGGCAGCTTGGCGAGGATGTCCCACACGGGCTGCGGGACCTCGGCGGCGAGAAGCTGCCGCTCCAGCTCCTTGCGCTCGGCGTCGTCGGGAAGCCGCTCGTGGATCAGCAGGCCGAGCACGTCGACGTAGGTCTTCTGGGTGATCAGGTCGAGCAGGTTGTAGCCGCGGACCACGATCTCCTCGTTCTCCACGTCGAGGTAGGAGATGCGGGTCTCGGCGGCGATCACGCCCTCGAGGCCGGGGCGATACTCCTGGGTCTCCATGACGCCACCCCTTTGGGAGGATGATCAGCGGGCGCGCGGCCGGAACCGCGCCCGAGCCACCGAATTGCCCTTGGATTCCTACCCGAAAGGAGCCCCGACCTCCTGCCAGGCCCGAACGATGCAATCGCACCGACGCCGGCGGTCGCGGGAACCCCATTCGGCGCGGCGGCGTCCAAAGGGCGACGGTACACCGGAGGAGGAGCGTTCAAAGGGTCACGGTGCCAGGGGGAGTCAGGCTGTCTCGACCGTCAAGGCCGCTTCAAACCCGACTCTCAGGGCCGCCTCCAAGCGGAATTCCAGAGGGGCAGTCGAAGGGCAGGACCGTCCAGACCGATGCAGGGGCGGACGCGAAGGTGTCAAGGGCGGACTCCCGGGCAAACCGAATCTGGAGGAGGCGAGGACTTTGCTGTTCGCAGATGGAAGATCCTTGGGCCGGCCGATGATCCCAATCAAGGTGACGGGGAGGGACAGCCGAGGGGTGACGGGGAGCGGGCGACGAACGCGGGGTCCCCGTGCAAAAGGCTGTCGAGCCCGGGCAGCAGTGCGGCGCGTGGGATGGGTGGTGGGATGGGTGGCCTTGTTGACCGTGGCCATGGCCGGGTTCGCAGGTGCCCTCCAGGCTTCCACGGGACGTGGCGCTCCGGGGAAGCCCCCGGAACCCGCCGGCTCCCCGGATCGACCCGTGTCCTGGGTGGTCGCGCCGGACGACGTTCAGGCCGCGGAAGCCTACCTCCGGGAGCGCTTCGCCGACCGGTTCGGTGGCCTCTACGTGGAAGAGGCGGGCAACGGCCAAGCGGCGGTGGTGGTCGTGCTGACGCGACCCCTCGACCCCGCCGGTGAGCAGGCGCTGCGGGATCGCCTCGCTGGACACCAGCTGCGGTTCGAGGAAGGCCAGTACACGCTGAGGGAACTCGAGCAAGTGCAGGCGACGCTGAACCAAAACATGGCCCGCCTGCAGGCCCAGGGAGTCGAAGTGGTGTGGACCGGGGTGGACGTTCGGACGAACCGGGTGACGCTGGGGGTCTCGAGCTCCGTCGCCGAAGCCCGGGCCGCGATCCAGAGCCTTCCCGGGGCGGGCGTGATCGAGGTGGTCGCCGCCGAGCCGGTCCGGCTTCTCGGGGCTGAAGGTGGTCCGGCGGTGACGGCGGTACCGTCCCAGGCGGCGACCGCAACCGACGCCATCATCGACCGGGAGCCCACTTCAGAGGGGAACGCACCGGCCGGGGCGACCGGGTGGTGGGCGGCACTGATGACAACCCTCAGCCGGTGGTGGGCGGCGCTGGTCGCCGTGTTTCGCTGATGTCGGCAGTGCCGTGGTTGAGACCTTGATTCGTGCAGCTTGATTCGGTCTTTGCCACGGCTTGATTTGGCTTGTGCTTCAGCCGGTGCGACCGCTTCAGTTGGTCTGGGACCAGCTGGAGCGGCCAGTCCACCTGGACTTGCCCCGGTTTAGTGGACACCCCGATACTTGGGGCGTAAGCCCCGGAAAGGGTGATCCCCATGCCGGCTACCAAGCCGCCGTATCCTCCCGAGTTCCGGGCCGAAGCCGTCCGCCTCGTCCGGGAGAGTGGGAAGAAGCTCCAGCAGATTGCCGCCGACCTCGGCGTCTCGGAGGCCAGCCTGCGGAAGTGGGTTCGGCAAGCCGGGATCGACGCGGGGCAGCGCCCCGGGTTGACGACCGCCGAACGGGAGGAACTCAACCGGCTGCGGCGGGAGAACCGGATCCTGCGGGAGGAGCGTGAAATCCTAAAAAAAAGCCGCAGCCTTTTTTGCCCAGGAGAGCCGACGGAACCGGTGACCGTGTTTCGGTTCATCGAGCAGGAGAAGGCCCACCATCCGGTGGCCACGCTGTGCCGTGTCCTGGGCGTCTCGACGAGTGGCTATTACGCATGGCGGCAACGGGGTGCCTCCAGACGGTCCCAGGAGGACGCGGATTTGAGCCAGCGGATCCGGCTCATCCATGCTGGCAGCCGGGGCACGTATGGCGCGCCCCGCATCCATGCAGAGCTGCGGTTGACGCATGGGGTCCGCTGTGGTCGGAAGCGGGTCGCCCGGCTGATGCGGGCTATGGGGCTGGCCGGCGTGCACCGGCGCCGGACCCGGGGGATCACACTCCGGGATCCCCGCCGCCCCGTCTACCCTGATCGGCTGGGTCGGCAGTTTGTGCCCGATGCCCCCAACCGGGTGTGGGTGGCGGACCTCACGCAGCATCGCACGGAGGAAGGCTGGCTGTACCTGGCCACGGTGGTGGATGCCTTCTCCCGCGCCGTGGTGGGCTGGGCCATGGGGACCGGCCCGTGGCGGAGTTGGTGGTCGACGCCGTCACCATGGCGGTACGGCGTCGCCGGCCGGGGCCCGGTCTGATCCACCACTCGGACCATGGCGTGCAATACACCTCGCTGGCATTCACCCGCCGCTTGGAGGTCCTGGGCATCGCCGGATCAATGGGTTCCGTGGGCGATGCGCTGGACAACGCGATGGCGGAGAGTTTCTACGCGACCCTGCAACGGGAGCTCCTCGACCGCCAAGCCTGGGCCACACGGGATCAACTGCGCATGGCGATCTTCGAGTACGTCGAAGGGTTCTACAACCGGCGGCGGCGTCACTCGGCACTTGGTTACCTCTCGCCCTACGAGTACGAGGAGCGTTGGATCCAGGAGCGAAAGGCTCAGCCACAGGAAGGGGTTGTCGCGTAAGCCTCAACCTGTCCACGAAACCGGGTCAACTTCAACCGGCCAGAGAGCCACGCTTTTATTGGCCTGCAACCGACCCCTTCAAGCCTTAAGAAGGGCAAGCGCTCCAACCCGACGGTCACCAGCACCCGCCGCCTCAGATGGCGAGTGCCGCCATGGGTGCCGGCACGAAGCACGGAAGCGCTTTAACCATGGTCGCAACTTGTCTTGCGGACGGCCCGTCTGCCGGTGTCGCAGATTGCATTCCTAAAGGGTGCCGAATGCTGGCGGGTGGGATGGGGACCAAGCCATCTCAGCACGAAGCGCTTCCTGTTGAATCATGGGAACGTCTGTCGACAAGTTACCTGCTTCACATAGAAGACTTCGCCAATTCTACGGTGAATATCCTGGATGGTAAGTCAACAGATGAAACCCACGAGGGGGATCCAGCGGACACTGGTACGGCACCAACTTATCCTCTTGTGGTGCCAGATGCGGTTTGGCGGAAGAAGGGGTCCCGTGCAGCTGTCCGCTCATGCAGCAGTCGATTCGTGCTGCCTGGGGCTGTACCCGCCGCCTGGCCTACTCCACAAATCTGCCGCCACGATGGCGTGCAGGCAAGGCAATGGTGGTCCATCTTCTTGTACGGCTACAAGTTCCGTAGTGGCGCCATGGGCTTGTTGGCGTCTCTGACTCAAGACCAAGCGTGCCAACAGAAGGGTTGCGATCCGTCTATCGACAATACTCCTGAACAGGGATGGAAACAGCTGCGGAACGCCCGAAACCACGATCGCCGTACAACGAGTACGGTAACGTACGCCACGGATATCCGGTGGTATCCGTAGGTTGATACGACGTTCCATGGGGGGCCATGCCTTGCGCAGGTGGATTGGCATGGCGGCCGCGTTGTTGGCAGTCGGTTCTGCCCTGTTCATCCTTCTCTCGAATTCTCGGGCGTCGAGCCCGTGGTGGGCCGAATTGCCGCCAGGAGAGAAGAGGGACCTGTTTGCCCGGCAAGAAGCAGAGCGGTACTCCGTCCCGCCAGCACCGAAGGATCAGGAGCAGCCTGGGCCCCTGGGGTCGCAGCAGGATCCCCCGAGGCCCGTGGGCATCATTCCT
This is a stretch of genomic DNA from Thermaerobacter sp. PB12/4term. It encodes these proteins:
- the mmgD gene encoding citrate synthase encodes the protein METQEYRPGLEGVIAAETRISYLDVENEEIVVRGYNLLDLITQKTYVDVLGLLIHERLPDDAERKELERQLLAAEVPQPVWDILAKLPASMHAMDRLRTAVSALAGFDPDADSPDPEAERAKGVRLVGQVSTIVANLTRIAQGEQPVLPDPQLGFAENFVYMITGRRPDPAGARAFDQALIAYSEHEMPNSTFTARIIASTLSDVYGALTGAVASLKGPLHGGANEAVAHMMLDAGDVEGLDRLIREKLARKERIMGFGHRVYMRKFDPRAWILKQTLARLVDERGDEEGRRWVAMCQRGEDIMREEKGLYPNLDYYAAPIYYVLGIPIELYTPIFFAARTAGLVAHVVEQHAQNRLYRPRVRYLGPRGLKP
- a CDS encoding IS3 family transposase (programmed frameshift); the protein is MPATKPPYPPEFRAEAVRLVRESGKKLQQIAADLGVSEASLRKWVRQAGIDAGQRPGLTTAEREELNRLRRENRILREEREILKKSRSLFCPGEPTEPVTVFRFIEQEKAHHPVATLCRVLGVSTSGYYAWRQRGASRRSQEDADLSQRIRLIHAGSRGTYGAPRIHAELRLTHGVRCGRKRVARLMRAMGLAGVHRRRTRGITLRDPRRPVYPDRLGRQFVPDAPNRVWVADLTQHRTEEGWLYLATVVDAFSRAVVGWAMGNRPVAELVVDAVTMAVRRRRPGPGLIHHSDHGVQYTSLAFTRRLEVLGIAGSMGSVGDALDNAMAESFYATLQRELLDRQAWATRDQLRMAIFEYVEGFYNRRRRHSALGYLSPYEYEERWIQERKAQPQEGVVA
- a CDS encoding bifunctional 2-methylcitrate dehydratase/aconitate hydratase, with translation MATHDAAAPAGGATKPQEPDRILVDIAEYVLNQAIDSELAYRTARWVLMDSLAAAFYALAYPECTKLLGPTVPGTIVPHGVKVPGTPYVLDPVEGAFNITALIRWLDYNDTFLAKEWGHPSDNLGAILAVADHVSRVRRSRGEAPYTVRDVLTMAIKAHEIQGVLSLENSLNRFGFDHVHFVKVASAAVATALWGGGRDEVINALSNAWIDGAALRTYRHFPNTGSRKSWAAADAVSRAVRLALFAVKGEMGYPTALSAPRWGFEDVVFRGEKVVLARPLGSYVMENVLFKIAYPAEFHGQTAVEAGLRLHPQVKDRLDEIERIVIETQESAVRIIDKKGPLTNPADRDHSLQYMTAVALIYGELTYQHYEEPIASDPRIDALREKMVVVENERYSRDYLDPEKRSIANAVQVFFRDGTATDKVEVEYPLGHRRRRDEALPRLHEKVRAALREVFPARRAERLFHLLAEDPGLPEMPVDRFMDELHRP
- a CDS encoding alpha-lytic protease prodomain-containing protein, with the translated sequence MGWVVGWVALLTVAMAGFAGALQASTGRGAPGKPPEPAGSPDRPVSWVVAPDDVQAAEAYLRERFADRFGGLYVEEAGNGQAAVVVVLTRPLDPAGEQALRDRLAGHQLRFEEGQYTLRELEQVQATLNQNMARLQAQGVEVVWTGVDVRTNRVTLGVSSSVAEARAAIQSLPGAGVIEVVAAEPVRLLGAEGGPAVTAVPSQAATATDAIIDREPTSEGNAPAGATGWWAALMTTLSRWWAALVAVFR